A section of the Methanocaldococcus sp. FS406-22 genome encodes:
- a CDS encoding CBS domain-containing protein produces MLIKDIMKKPIVVYEDDDLIDVIKLFRENKISGAPVLNKDGKLVGIISESDIVKTIVTHNEDLNLILPSPLDLIELPLRTALKIEEFMEDLKNALKTKVRDVMTRKVIVAKPDMTINDAAKLMVENNIKRLPVVDDEGNLIGIVTRGDLIEALI; encoded by the coding sequence ATGCTAATAAAAGATATTATGAAAAAACCCATTGTGGTTTATGAAGATGATGATTTAATCGATGTAATAAAATTATTTAGGGAAAATAAGATAAGTGGGGCTCCAGTTTTAAATAAAGATGGAAAATTAGTTGGGATAATATCAGAGAGTGACATAGTTAAAACCATTGTTACACATAATGAAGATTTAAATCTCATTTTGCCATCACCATTAGATTTGATTGAATTGCCTTTAAGAACAGCTTTAAAGATAGAAGAATTTATGGAAGATTTAAAAAATGCATTAAAAACAAAGGTTAGAGATGTAATGACAAGAAAAGTTATTGTTGCTAAGCCAGATATGACAATTAACGATGCAGCAAAGTTGATGGTTGAAAATAACATTAAAAGATTACCAGTAGTTGATGATGAAGGAAATTTAATTGGTATTGTTACAAGAGGGGATTTAATAGAAGCATTAATTTAA
- the comC gene encoding L-sulfolactate dehydrogenase, translating to MILKPENERKLIIDVLKKFGVPEEDAKITADVFVDADLKGFTSHGIGRFPHYITALKLGNINPKSDIKIVKESTATAVVDGDFGLGQVIGKKAMELAIEKAKNVGVGVVATKNANHFGIAGYYSELAMNQDMIGITITNTEPAMAPFGGKEKILGTNPIAIAFKGNKYKFSLDMATASIARGKILEALRKKIKIPEGCAVDKDGKPTTDPAKALEGCILPFGGPKGYGLALAIEMLSAIGGAEVGTKVKGTANPKERCTKGDLFIAINPEFFMGREKFKEKVDELLEEIKTSEPAEGFEILIPGEIEERNKAKRKDGFEIDENLYNQLKEICNELGLNIEEYIE from the coding sequence ATGATTTTAAAGCCAGAAAATGAAAGAAAGCTGATAATTGATGTTTTAAAGAAATTTGGTGTTCCAGAGGAAGATGCTAAAATAACTGCAGATGTTTTTGTTGATGCTGATTTGAAAGGCTTCACTTCCCATGGAATTGGGAGGTTTCCACATTACATAACTGCCTTAAAATTAGGAAACATAAATCCAAAGTCAGATATAAAAATAGTTAAAGAAAGCACTGCTACAGCAGTTGTAGATGGTGATTTTGGCTTAGGGCAAGTTATTGGAAAAAAAGCTATGGAATTAGCTATAGAAAAAGCAAAAAATGTTGGAGTTGGAGTTGTTGCTACAAAAAATGCTAATCACTTTGGTATTGCTGGCTATTATTCAGAGTTGGCTATGAATCAAGATATGATTGGAATAACAATAACAAACACAGAACCAGCTATGGCTCCTTTTGGAGGAAAAGAGAAAATTTTAGGAACAAATCCAATAGCCATAGCATTTAAAGGGAATAAGTATAAATTTTCCTTAGATATGGCAACTGCATCAATAGCGAGAGGAAAGATTTTAGAGGCGTTAAGAAAAAAAATAAAGATTCCAGAAGGTTGTGCAGTAGATAAAGATGGAAAACCAACAACAGACCCTGCTAAGGCATTAGAAGGATGTATATTACCATTTGGAGGGCCTAAGGGTTATGGATTGGCATTAGCTATTGAGATGTTATCTGCTATTGGTGGGGCTGAGGTTGGAACTAAAGTGAAAGGAACTGCTAATCCAAAAGAAAGATGCACTAAAGGAGATTTATTTATAGCTATAAATCCAGAATTCTTTATGGGGAGGGAGAAATTTAAAGAAAAAGTTGATGAGTTGTTAGAAGAGATTAAGACTTCAGAACCAGCTGAAGGATTTGAGATACTAATCCCTGGAGAAATAGAGGAGAGAAATAAAGCCAAAAGGAAAGATGGATTTGAAATTGATGAAAACTTATACAATCAACTAAAAGAAATTTGTAATGAGTTGGGATTAAATATTGAAGAGTATATTGAATAA
- the endA gene encoding tRNA-intron lyase, producing MGKKIIGLLDGDRVIVFDKNGISKLSARHYGNVEGNFLSLSLVEALYLVNLGWLEVKNKDSKIMSFEELYEYAKNIEERLCLKYLVYKDLRTRGYIVKTGLKYGADFRLYERGANIDKEHSVYLVKVFTEDSSFLLSELTGFVRVAHSVRKKLLIAIVDADGDIVYYNMAYVKP from the coding sequence ATGGGCAAAAAAATTATTGGATTGCTGGATGGAGATAGAGTCATAGTTTTTGACAAAAATGGGATATCTAAGTTATCAGCAAGGCATTATGGAAATGTTGAAGGAAATTTTTTATCATTATCTTTGGTTGAAGCCCTCTATTTAGTAAATTTAGGATGGTTAGAAGTTAAAAACAAAGACAGCAAGATAATGAGTTTTGAAGAGCTATATGAATATGCAAAAAATATTGAAGAGAGACTCTGCTTAAAATATTTAGTTTATAAAGATTTAAGAACAAGAGGTTACATAGTAAAAACCGGCCTAAAATATGGGGCTGATTTTAGGCTCTATGAGAGAGGAGCCAACATAGATAAAGAACACTCTGTTTATTTGGTTAAGGTATTTACTGAAGATAGCTCTTTTCTATTAAGTGAGCTAACTGGATTTGTTAGAGTGGCTCATTCAGTTAGAAAAAAATTACTCATAGCAATAGTTGATGCAGATGGAGACATTGTCTATTATAACATGGCTTATGTAAAACCATAA
- the cfbD gene encoding Ni-sirohydrochlorin a,c-diamide reductive cyclase catalytic subunit: MIFHPRPSPIAAAMYQLRDLGVDAIILHGPSGCCFRTARLLELDGVRVFTSNIDENAIVFGASENLKRALDYAIEYLKNELKKEKPMIGIVGTCASMIIGEDLWEFVDDERAIIIPVEVHSGSGDNTIGAIKAMESALKLGIIDEKEFERQKFLLKKATEVEKRRGMAKKEYIKPTYDDDINEVIKILKDLKEKDGKIACILNAKKETAYLFAHPLIVLNKYFNCVNIANLDINKGLPKIRRDAKNILNRFKADYITGGLDEYPITGDKAVEILKDLDVDAVVVSGVPHALPIEKLNKDVVKIAISDGPRTYHPIKEIYDYAIVELDAHAKVLGKRDIVKSRFGEILDYALK, from the coding sequence ATGATATTTCATCCAAGGCCTTCACCAATAGCTGCTGCTATGTATCAACTTAGGGATTTAGGTGTTGATGCTATAATTTTGCATGGACCGAGTGGTTGTTGCTTTAGAACAGCAAGATTATTGGAGTTAGATGGAGTTAGAGTATTCACAAGCAATATTGATGAAAATGCCATCGTCTTTGGAGCTTCGGAGAATTTAAAGAGAGCTTTAGATTATGCAATTGAATATTTAAAAAATGAGTTAAAGAAAGAGAAGCCAATGATTGGTATTGTTGGGACTTGTGCGAGTATGATTATTGGGGAAGATTTGTGGGAATTTGTGGATGATGAAAGGGCAATAATTATTCCAGTTGAAGTGCATAGTGGTAGTGGAGATAACACAATAGGGGCAATAAAAGCAATGGAATCTGCCTTAAAATTAGGAATAATTGATGAGAAAGAGTTTGAAAGGCAGAAATTTTTATTAAAAAAAGCTACAGAAGTTGAGAAAAGAAGAGGAATGGCAAAGAAAGAGTATATAAAGCCAACCTATGATGATGATATAAATGAGGTTATAAAGATTTTGAAGGATTTAAAAGAAAAAGATGGGAAAATTGCATGTATATTGAATGCCAAAAAAGAAACAGCCTATTTATTTGCTCATCCTTTAATTGTTTTAAATAAATACTTTAACTGTGTGAATATAGCTAATTTAGATATAAATAAGGGACTTCCAAAGATAAGAAGAGATGCAAAAAATATATTAAATAGATTTAAGGCAGATTATATTACGGGAGGGTTGGATGAATATCCAATAACTGGGGATAAAGCGGTTGAAATATTAAAAGATTTAGATGTTGATGCTGTTGTTGTCTCTGGTGTGCCTCATGCCCTGCCTATTGAGAAACTAAATAAAGATGTTGTAAAAATAGCTATAAGTGACGGGCCAAGAACCTATCATCCAATAAAAGAGATTTATGATTATGCAATTGTTGAGTTAGATGCCCACGCAAAGGTTTTAGGAAAGAGAGATATTGTTAAATCAAGGTTTGGAGAGATATTGGATTATGCCCTAAAATAA
- a CDS encoding replication factor C small subunit: MDKPWVEKYRPKTLDDIVGQDEIVKRLKKYVEKKSMPHLLFSGPPGVGKCLTGDTKVIINGEIREIGEVVEEISNGKFGATLVNNIKVLGIDEYGKVREFDVQYVYKDKTNTLIKIKTKMGRELKVTTYHPLLINNKNGEIKWEKAENLKVGDKLATPRYILFEETEYNEELAEWLGYFIGDGHADSKYNKITFTNSDEKLRRRFAELTEKLFKDAKIKERIHKDRTPDIYVNSKEAIEFIDKLGLRGKKADKVRIPKEIMGSNALKSFLRAYFDCDGGVEKHSVVLSTASKEMAEDLVYALSRFGIIAKLREKVNKNNNKTYYHIVISNSSNLKAFLDNIGFSQERKLEKLLEIIKDENPNLDVVTIDKEKIRYIRDRLKVKLTRDIEKDNWSYNKCKKIAWEVLKEIHCRLEELKEIETALEGSILIDWNEVTERRKEIAEKTGIRSDRILEYIKGKRKPSLKNYIKIANALGKNIEKTIDAMRIFAKKYSSYAEIGKMLNMWNSSVRIYLETNTQEIEKLEEIRKVELKLVRDILNDEKLMDSINYVLFLASNEIYWDEIVEIEQLNGDFIIYDLHVPKYHNFIGGNLPTVLHNTTAALCLARDLFGENWRDNFLELNASDERGIDVIRTKVKDFARTKPIGDVPFKIIFLDESDALTADAQNALRRTMEKYSDVCRFILSCNYPSRIIPPIQSRCAVFRFSPLKKEDIAKKLKEIAEKEGLNLTESGLEAIIYVSEGDMRKAINVLQTAAALSDVIDDEIVYKVSSRARPEEVKKMMQLALDGKFIEARDLLYKLMVEWGMSGEDILNQMFREINSLDIDERKKVELADAIGETDFRIVEGANERIQLSALLAKMALMGK, encoded by the coding sequence ATGGACAAACCATGGGTAGAGAAGTATAGACCAAAAACATTAGATGATATTGTAGGACAGGATGAAATAGTAAAGAGATTAAAGAAATACGTTGAAAAAAAGAGTATGCCGCATTTATTATTCAGTGGGCCTCCGGGAGTTGGAAAGTGCTTAACAGGAGATACAAAGGTTATTATAAATGGAGAGATTAGAGAGATTGGAGAAGTTGTTGAAGAAATAAGCAATGGAAAGTTTGGAGCAACTTTAGTCAATAATATAAAAGTTTTAGGAATTGATGAATATGGAAAAGTTAGAGAGTTTGATGTGCAGTATGTTTATAAAGACAAAACCAATACCTTAATAAAAATAAAAACTAAAATGGGTAGAGAGTTAAAGGTAACTACCTATCATCCTCTATTAATAAACAACAAAAATGGAGAAATAAAATGGGAGAAAGCAGAAAATTTAAAGGTTGGAGATAAGTTAGCAACACCAAGATACATATTATTTGAAGAAACCGAATATAATGAAGAATTAGCAGAGTGGCTTGGATATTTCATAGGAGATGGACATGCAGATAGTAAATATAATAAAATAACTTTCACAAACAGTGATGAAAAACTTAGAAGAAGATTTGCTGAACTTACTGAAAAGTTGTTTAAAGATGCAAAAATAAAAGAAAGAATCCATAAAGATAGAACGCCAGATATTTATGTTAATTCGAAAGAGGCTATAGAATTTATTGATAAACTTGGTTTAAGAGGAAAGAAGGCAGATAAAGTTAGAATTCCAAAAGAAATAATGGGAAGCAATGCATTGAAATCATTCTTAAGAGCATACTTCGATTGTGATGGTGGAGTTGAGAAACATTCAGTAGTTCTATCAACTGCAAGTAAAGAGATGGCAGAGGATTTAGTTTATGCCCTATCAAGGTTTGGGATAATTGCAAAATTAAGGGAAAAAGTAAATAAAAACAATAATAAAACGTATTATCATATAGTCATATCAAACTCTTCAAACTTAAAGGCATTCTTGGATAACATTGGATTTAGCCAAGAAAGAAAACTTGAAAAGTTATTAGAAATCATAAAAGACGAAAATCCAAACTTAGATGTTGTAACTATTGACAAAGAGAAAATAAGATATATAAGAGATAGATTAAAGGTCAAATTAACAAGGGATATTGAAAAAGACAATTGGAGCTACAATAAATGTAAGAAAATTGCATGGGAAGTTTTAAAAGAAATACATTGTAGATTGGAAGAGCTAAAAGAAATTGAAACAGCATTAGAAGGCAGTATATTAATTGATTGGAATGAAGTTACAGAAAGAAGAAAAGAAATTGCAGAAAAAACTGGAATAAGAAGTGATAGGATTTTAGAATACATAAAAGGTAAAAGAAAACCAAGTTTAAAGAACTATATAAAAATCGCCAATGCTCTTGGCAAAAATATTGAAAAAACAATTGATGCAATGAGAATCTTTGCTAAAAAGTATTCAAGCTATGCAGAAATTGGAAAAATGCTTAATATGTGGAACTCAAGTGTAAGAATTTATTTAGAAACCAATACACAAGAGATTGAAAAACTTGAAGAAATTAGAAAGGTTGAACTTAAACTTGTAAGAGATATTCTTAATGATGAAAAACTAATGGATAGCATTAACTATGTGTTATTCTTAGCTTCAAATGAAATCTATTGGGATGAAATTGTTGAAATTGAACAATTGAATGGAGACTTTATAATTTATGACTTGCATGTTCCAAAATACCATAACTTCATTGGTGGCAATCTACCAACTGTATTGCATAATACAACCGCTGCTTTGTGTTTAGCAAGAGATTTATTTGGAGAAAACTGGAGAGACAACTTTTTAGAGCTTAACGCGTCAGATGAAAGAGGTATAGATGTTATTAGGACAAAAGTAAAAGATTTTGCAAGAACTAAGCCAATTGGAGACGTGCCGTTTAAGATTATATTCTTAGATGAAAGTGATGCATTAACTGCAGATGCACAGAACGCTTTAAGAAGAACAATGGAGAAATATTCAGATGTTTGTAGATTTATCTTGAGTTGCAATTATCCAAGCCGTATTATCCCTCCAATTCAATCAAGATGTGCTGTCTTTAGGTTTTCACCATTAAAGAAAGAAGATATTGCTAAAAAGCTAAAAGAGATTGCTGAGAAAGAGGGATTGAATTTAACTGAAAGTGGTTTAGAGGCTATAATTTATGTCTCTGAAGGAGATATGAGAAAGGCAATAAATGTTTTACAAACAGCAGCAGCTTTAAGTGATGTTATAGATGATGAGATTGTTTATAAGGTTTCATCAAGAGCAAGACCAGAAGAAGTTAAGAAGATGATGCAATTGGCTTTAGATGGAAAGTTTATAGAGGCAAGGGATTTATTGTATAAGCTTATGGTTGAGTGGGGAATGAGTGGGGAGGATATATTAAACCAGATGTTTAGGGAAATAAATAGCTTAGATATTGATGAGAGGAAGAAAGTTGAGTTGGCAGATGCTATTGGTGAAACTGACTTTAGAATAGTTGAAGGGGCTAACGAACGAATTCAATTAAGTGCTTTATTGGCTAAAATGGCGTTAATGGGAAAATAA
- a CDS encoding cation-translocating P-type ATPase, with protein sequence MIGLSNLEVEERIKKYGYNELKEKKKVTWAKILLRQFSNILVWILFAASIISFFIGEVLNFWVIIFLLFFIIFLGFIQEYKAESAMESLKKIVQPTTRVIRDGKVRKIPSREVVPGDLLILEMGDKIPADAEVTEAINLKVDESILTGESKAIEKKKGDLIFAGTQIVHGKCKAIVVATGMNTKLGKIAGMIQDIEEKTPLQEKITKLGKILALIALIACAIIFIFGVVKGIPVVEILVVALALAVAAVPEGLPLALTLTLSIGMHRMAKQNAIIRKLLAVETLGSVTVICADKTGTITKNEMTVEKIFVDDKIFDVTGVGYEPKGKFLYNGEEVDINKEENLILLLKAVALCNNSVLEEKEGKWGIIGDPTEGALIVVATKANLWKEDLEKEYPRVGEVIFTSERKMMTTIHKKDGKLLIFSKGAPEVILKKCKFIKKKDRIEEINEDEKAKILKINKDFASSAFRVLGVAYKEASEITPKNIEENLVFLGLIAMIDPPREGVKEAIEACKRGKIRVIMVTGDNEETAKAIAKKIGLFEENKKTINNKKLKKFLEKGVMTGSELDRLSDEELKSIVEDIIVYARVVPEQKLRIVNALKKKGHIVAMTGDGVNDAPALKNADIGIAMGIKGTDVAREASDMILQDDNFATIVEAIKNGRAIYENIEKFTCYLISRNFTEVILIGLGIILLGFEFLPLLPLQILFINMFDEEMPAIALGLDPAREDIMNKPPRKVRRGILTRRNSILVFSLALFMATVAFLIFIISNPTDNIEKARTMVFVTIAGMVVFNTFNFRSLEESIFKIGIFENKLLILSSIIIALTTLCVIYIPFLQEVFEFAPLNLKEWIICLVGAFSTSIFMEIIKLFMKKKVKLFSH encoded by the coding sequence ATGATTGGTTTATCAAATCTTGAAGTAGAGGAAAGAATAAAAAAATATGGATACAATGAACTTAAAGAAAAGAAAAAAGTTACATGGGCTAAAATTTTATTGAGACAGTTTTCCAATATTTTAGTTTGGATTCTCTTTGCAGCATCTATTATATCATTTTTTATTGGAGAGGTTTTAAATTTTTGGGTTATCATTTTTCTTCTATTTTTTATTATATTTTTAGGGTTTATTCAAGAGTATAAAGCAGAGAGTGCAATGGAATCATTGAAAAAAATTGTCCAACCAACAACAAGAGTTATAAGAGATGGGAAGGTAAGAAAAATTCCAAGTAGAGAAGTGGTTCCAGGAGATTTACTAATTTTGGAAATGGGAGATAAAATCCCCGCAGATGCAGAGGTTACTGAAGCAATTAATTTAAAAGTTGATGAATCAATTCTAACTGGAGAAAGTAAAGCAATAGAGAAGAAGAAAGGAGATTTAATTTTTGCAGGGACACAGATAGTTCATGGAAAGTGTAAAGCTATAGTAGTGGCAACAGGCATGAATACAAAATTGGGAAAGATAGCAGGAATGATTCAAGATATAGAAGAAAAAACACCACTACAAGAAAAAATAACAAAGTTAGGAAAGATTTTAGCATTAATAGCCTTAATTGCTTGTGCGATTATATTCATTTTTGGAGTTGTTAAAGGAATTCCAGTAGTTGAGATTTTAGTAGTTGCTTTAGCGTTGGCAGTTGCTGCTGTCCCTGAAGGATTGCCATTGGCTTTAACTTTAACTTTATCCATTGGCATGCACCGCATGGCAAAGCAAAACGCTATAATAAGAAAATTACTTGCAGTTGAGACTCTTGGCTCAGTAACAGTAATTTGCGCGGACAAAACTGGCACAATAACAAAAAATGAGATGACAGTTGAGAAGATTTTTGTTGATGACAAGATTTTCGATGTAACTGGAGTTGGTTATGAGCCAAAAGGGAAATTTCTTTATAATGGGGAGGAAGTTGATATTAATAAAGAGGAAAATTTAATTTTGTTGTTAAAAGCGGTTGCTTTATGTAATAATTCTGTTCTTGAAGAAAAGGAGGGAAAGTGGGGGATTATTGGAGACCCAACAGAAGGGGCATTAATTGTTGTAGCAACAAAGGCAAATTTATGGAAGGAAGATTTGGAAAAAGAATATCCAAGAGTAGGGGAGGTTATCTTTACCTCTGAAAGGAAGATGATGACAACCATACATAAAAAAGATGGGAAACTTTTAATTTTCTCAAAAGGGGCTCCAGAGGTTATTTTAAAAAAATGCAAATTCATAAAGAAAAAAGATAGAATAGAGGAAATTAATGAGGATGAAAAAGCAAAGATATTGAAAATAAATAAAGATTTTGCAAGCTCTGCATTTCGTGTTCTTGGTGTTGCATATAAAGAAGCATCTGAAATAACTCCAAAGAATATTGAAGAAAATTTAGTTTTTTTAGGCTTAATTGCTATGATAGACCCGCCAAGGGAGGGTGTAAAAGAAGCAATAGAAGCATGTAAGAGGGGAAAGATAAGGGTTATTATGGTTACTGGAGATAACGAAGAGACGGCAAAAGCAATAGCAAAGAAAATTGGACTATTTGAAGAGAATAAAAAAACAATAAATAATAAAAAACTTAAAAAATTTTTAGAAAAAGGTGTTATGACTGGAAGTGAATTAGATAGGCTAAGTGATGAGGAATTAAAGAGTATTGTTGAAGATATTATTGTCTATGCAAGAGTAGTTCCAGAGCAAAAGTTGAGAATTGTCAATGCATTAAAGAAGAAGGGGCATATAGTGGCAATGACGGGAGATGGTGTTAATGATGCCCCCGCATTAAAGAATGCGGATATTGGTATAGCAATGGGCATTAAAGGAACTGATGTGGCGAGAGAAGCAAGCGACATGATTTTGCAAGATGATAACTTTGCTACAATAGTTGAAGCAATTAAAAATGGTAGGGCAATATATGAAAATATTGAAAAATTCACTTGCTATCTTATCTCAAGGAACTTCACAGAAGTAATCCTTATAGGATTAGGCATAATTTTGTTAGGATTTGAATTTTTGCCATTATTACCATTACAAATTTTGTTCATAAATATGTTTGATGAGGAAATGCCTGCAATAGCATTAGGTTTAGACCCTGCAAGAGAAGATATTATGAACAAACCACCAAGAAAAGTGAGGAGGGGAATATTAACAAGGAGAAATTCCATTTTAGTTTTTAGTTTGGCTCTATTCATGGCAACAGTGGCTTTTTTGATATTCATTATATCTAATCCAACAGACAATATAGAAAAAGCAAGGACAATGGTTTTTGTAACTATAGCGGGCATGGTAGTATTTAATACCTTCAACTTCAGGTCTTTAGAGGAATCCATATTCAAAATCGGTATTTTTGAAAATAAATTGCTAATATTATCATCTATAATTATTGCTTTAACAACATTATGTGTTATATATATTCCCTTTCTACAAGAGGTTTTTGAATTTGCTCCTTTAAATTTAAAAGAATGGATTATTTGTTTAGTGGGAGCATTTTCAACATCTATCTTTATGGAAATAATAAAATTATTCATGAAAAAGAAGGTTAAATTATTTTCCCATTAA
- the cfbB gene encoding Ni-sirohydrochlorin a,c-diamide synthase yields MKRVVLAGTSSEVGKTVISTGIMKALSKKYNVQGYKVGPDYIDPTYHTIATGNKSRNLDSFFMNKEQIKYLFQKHSKDKDISIIEGVRGLYEGISAIDDIGSTASVAKALDAPIILLVNAKSLTRSAIAIIKGFMSFDNVKIRGVIFNFVRSEKHIKKLKEAMSYYLPDVEIIGFIPRNEDFKVEGRHLGLVPTPENLEEIKNKVKLWGKLVEEYLDLDKIVEIADEDFEEIDDVFLWEVNENYRKIAVAYDEAFNFYYWDNFDALKENKAKIEFFSPLKDSEVPDADILYIGGGYPELFKEELSKNKEMIESIREFDGYIYGECGGLMYLTKSIDNVPMVGLLNCSAVMTKYVQGLSYVKAEFLENCLIGRKGLKFKGHEFHYSKIVNINEERFAYKIERGRGIINNLDGIFNGRVLAGYLHNHAVANPYFASSMVNFGE; encoded by the coding sequence ATGAAAAGGGTTGTGCTTGCCGGAACATCAAGTGAAGTTGGAAAAACAGTTATTTCCACTGGAATTATGAAAGCTTTGTCAAAAAAATATAACGTCCAAGGATATAAAGTTGGGCCTGACTACATAGACCCAACCTATCACACAATAGCCACTGGAAATAAATCAAGGAATTTAGATTCTTTTTTTATGAATAAAGAGCAAATAAAATATCTTTTTCAAAAACATTCAAAAGATAAGGATATAAGCATCATTGAAGGAGTTAGAGGGCTTTATGAGGGAATATCTGCAATAGATGATATTGGCAGTACAGCAAGTGTTGCCAAGGCATTAGATGCTCCAATAATCTTACTTGTAAATGCAAAGAGTTTAACAAGAAGTGCCATAGCAATAATAAAAGGCTTTATGAGTTTTGATAATGTGAAAATTAGGGGAGTTATTTTCAATTTTGTTAGGAGTGAGAAACATATAAAAAAGCTAAAGGAGGCAATGAGTTATTATCTTCCAGATGTTGAGATTATTGGTTTCATCCCAAGGAATGAAGATTTTAAAGTTGAAGGAAGGCATCTTGGCTTAGTTCCAACACCAGAAAACTTGGAGGAGATAAAGAATAAGGTAAAGCTATGGGGAAAGTTGGTTGAGGAGTATTTAGATTTGGATAAGATTGTGGAAATAGCTGATGAGGATTTTGAAGAAATTGATGATGTCTTTTTATGGGAAGTTAATGAAAATTATAGAAAAATAGCTGTTGCCTATGATGAAGCATTCAACTTTTACTACTGGGACAACTTTGATGCTTTAAAAGAAAATAAAGCTAAGATAGAGTTTTTCAGCCCATTAAAGGATAGTGAAGTTCCGGATGCAGATATCTTATATATTGGGGGAGGTTATCCAGAGCTGTTTAAAGAGGAGTTGAGCAAAAATAAAGAGATGATTGAGAGCATTAGAGAGTTTGACGGCTATATTTATGGAGAATGTGGAGGATTAATGTATTTAACAAAATCAATTGACAATGTGCCAATGGTTGGTTTGCTAAACTGCTCTGCAGTTATGACAAAGTATGTCCAAGGGCTTAGTTATGTTAAGGCAGAGTTTTTAGAAAACTGCCTAATTGGAAGGAAGGGATTGAAGTTTAAAGGGCATGAATTCCATTACTCAAAGATTGTTAATATAAATGAAGAGAGATTTGCCTATAAAATAGAACGGGGGAGGGGAATTATTAACAACTTAGATGGAATTTTCAATGGCAGAGTTTTAGCTGGATATTTGCACAATCATGCTGTAGCTAATCCTTATTTTGCTTCATCTATGGTTAATTTTGGTGAATAA